A window of Primulina huaijiensis isolate GDHJ02 chromosome 9, ASM1229523v2, whole genome shotgun sequence contains these coding sequences:
- the LOC140985345 gene encoding uncharacterized protein produces MDKFDKHRAGDRYITNSDDPRNYNDSIRRGGGDPPGYAYRQENFRGSGGGHGGSAQRGGFISGGDAWEDLRPFERSPRHPLPHGGGDGGLGGGLRPIGDNVGDFQPMVGGEKIGGGFRPMGGSGRGFRQIGGAVGGEFRAIGGGADGARFGPVGGGGGDRFRPMGAADGERFQSMGGGNGERFHPTSGGGDGERFGAMGGGGRNDDMFGAMVSGGVDGERLQQMGGGGRDDVGKFWPRGSDASSLRPMGGGVKGGGDEMFRSVDRDDGGFGLDNNRGTPPFLSGQKRGYSFYARERSPDQFDGGSFVKLFVGSVPRTATEVDIRPLFDKHGRVLEVALIKDKRTGQQQGMCICSILVIYNICVDMSFQVC; encoded by the exons ATGGATAAGTTTGACAAGCATAGAGCTGGGGATAGGTACATCACTAACTCTGATGATCCCCGTAACTACAATGATAGCATCAGACGCGGCGGAGGCGACCCTCCGGGCTACGCCTATCGTCAGGAAAATTTTAGAGGTAGCGGCGGAGGACATGGTGGTTCTGCTCAGCGAGGCGGATTTATCAGTGGTGGTGATGCGTGGGAAGATCTCAGGCCGTTTGAGAGATCACCACGCCACCCTTTGCCGCATGGTGGTGGTGATGGCGGCCTTGGTGGAGGATTGAGACCAATTGGtgataatgttggagatttcCAACCGATGGTTGGTGGTGAGAAAATTGGTGGAGGATTTCGACCTATGGGGGGGAGCGGTAGAGGATTTCGACAAATTGGAGGTGCTGTTGGAGGAGAATTCCGAGCAATTGGGGGTGGGGCTGATGGTGCAAGGTTTGGACCAGTGGGTGGTGGCGGGGGTGACAGATTTAGACCAATGGGTGCGGCTGATGGCGAGAGGTTTCAATCAATGGGTGGGGGTAATGGTGAAAGGTTTCACCCAACGAGTGGAGGTGGTGACGGTGAAAGGTTTGGAGCAATGGGTGGTGGTGGGCGCAACGATGACATGTTTGGAGCAATGGTCAGTGGTGGGGTTGATGGTGAAAGACTTCAACAGATGGGTGGTGGTGGTAGAGATGATGTTGGAAAGTTTTGGCCAAGGGGCAGTGATGCTAGCAGTTTAAGACCAATGGGTGGTGGTGTCAAGGGCGGTGGTGATGAAATGTTCCGATCAGTGGATAGAGATGATGGAGGATTTGGTTTGGACAATAACCGTGGAACGCCACCCTTTCTTTCTGGGCAGAAGCGAGGATATTCTTTTTATGCTAGAGAACGGTCCCCAG ACCAATTTGATGGAGGTAGTTTTGTCAAGCTTTTCGTTGGATCTGTTCCGAGGACTGCCACTGAAGTAGAT ATACGACCTTTGTTTGACAAACATGGACGTGTTCTGGAGGTTGCCTTAATCAAGGATAAGAGGACCGGTCAACAACAAGGTATGTGCATTTgctcaattttagtcatttataatatttgtgtgGATATGTCTTTTCAGGTTTGTTGA